Proteins co-encoded in one Cytobacillus sp. NJ13 genomic window:
- a CDS encoding transcriptional regulator GutM, with product MKLVVILCAILIIQHALSLVQIKYYKKSLDKIISNYKGADGYFVFSGMERSKFGPGAIVIMVVDRDYMIHECCMLKGMTIFTKFKPLDSYKGSHVGEILKTVKEKSINKKDRGIPSYWKALAKAGESALLSISKSKISSEH from the coding sequence GTGAAACTCGTTGTGATTTTATGTGCAATTCTAATTATTCAACATGCCCTTTCGCTTGTTCAGATTAAATATTATAAGAAGAGTCTCGACAAAATCATCAGTAATTATAAAGGGGCAGACGGTTATTTTGTATTTTCCGGTATGGAAAGATCAAAATTCGGTCCAGGTGCGATCGTCATTATGGTAGTAGACCGGGATTACATGATCCATGAGTGCTGCATGTTAAAAGGAATGACGATTTTTACGAAGTTTAAACCATTAGATTCATATAAAGGCAGTCATGTAGGAGAAATCTTGAAAACGGTAAAGGAGAAATCAATAAATAAAAAGGATAGGGGCATACCGTCCTATTGGAAGGCATTGGCGAAAGCTGGGGAATCAGCCCTGTTATCTATTTCAAAAAGTAAAATTTCGAGTGAACATTAA
- a CDS encoding PTS glucitol/sorbitol transporter subunit IIB — protein MSERTVFVAKGSGGWGIGLHIQPKGKKNKVVSITGGGIHPVAKRIAELTGTQAVDGFNGSYPEEEMMCVVIDCGGTARIGVYPMKRIPTVDVLPSSPSGPLSKYITEDIFVSGVTVKDITLAEDYDEVAGAQEAADEPKFNTKDKEKFKEDYDQLKKENANNGDNFLLKFSKGIGNVTGTFYQAGRDTVDMLIKNIIPFMAFVSMLIGIINYTGIGDVIANSLSPLASSIWGLLVIVIVCTIPFLSPVLGPGAVIAQVVGVLIGSQIAMGNIPPAYALPALFAINGQVGCDFIPVGLSLGEAKPETVRYGVPAVLYSRLITGVLSVVIAYFASFGMY, from the coding sequence ATGAGTGAGCGTACAGTATTTGTTGCAAAAGGATCAGGCGGATGGGGCATCGGTCTTCATATTCAGCCTAAGGGAAAGAAGAATAAAGTTGTTTCTATTACTGGCGGCGGCATCCACCCTGTTGCAAAAAGAATTGCCGAACTGACTGGCACTCAGGCTGTTGATGGTTTTAATGGGTCATATCCTGAAGAAGAAATGATGTGTGTGGTCATTGACTGCGGTGGAACTGCTCGTATTGGCGTTTATCCTATGAAGCGGATTCCTACAGTTGATGTATTGCCATCTTCTCCATCGGGCCCGCTTTCAAAATATATTACGGAAGATATCTTTGTTTCTGGTGTAACTGTAAAAGATATTACATTAGCAGAAGACTACGATGAAGTTGCCGGGGCGCAGGAAGCTGCAGATGAGCCTAAATTTAATACGAAAGATAAAGAAAAATTTAAAGAAGATTATGACCAGCTGAAGAAAGAGAACGCAAACAATGGAGATAACTTTCTTCTTAAGTTTTCTAAAGGGATTGGGAATGTCACTGGGACATTCTATCAGGCTGGCCGTGATACGGTTGATATGCTAATAAAGAACATCATCCCTTTTATGGCTTTTGTAAGTATGCTTATTGGTATCATAAACTATACAGGAATTGGCGATGTGATTGCGAACTCTCTATCCCCATTAGCCAGCTCAATCTGGGGACTGTTAGTGATTGTTATTGTATGTACAATCCCATTTTTATCTCCTGTCCTGGGACCCGGAGCAGTTATTGCACAGGTAGTGGGTGTTCTAATTGGGAGTCAGATTGCAATGGGGAACATTCCGCCGGCCTATGCTCTGCCAGCACTATTCGCCATTAATGGGCAAGTAGGCTGCGACTTCATTCCTGTTGGTCTGTCACTTGGAGAAGCTAAGCCGGAAACGGTAAGATACGGGGTTCCTGCGGTACTTTACAGCAGATTGATAACAGGGGTATTATCAGTTGTAATTGCCTACTTTGCGAGCTTCGGTATGTATTAA
- a CDS encoding phosphocarrier protein HPr gives MIEKTFTVIDETGIHARPATVLVQAASKHDSEIKLGYKEKAVNLKSIMGVMSLGIPKGAVITITAEGEDQEDAIKNLTALLRDQKLAE, from the coding sequence ATGATAGAAAAAACTTTTACGGTTATCGATGAAACCGGAATTCATGCAAGGCCGGCAACGGTCCTGGTACAGGCAGCAAGTAAGCATGATTCTGAGATAAAGTTGGGCTATAAAGAAAAAGCTGTTAATTTGAAATCGATTATGGGTGTGATGTCACTTGGAATTCCCAAAGGTGCAGTGATAACAATTACAGCAGAAGGTGAAGATCAGGAAGACGCAATAAAAAATTTAACGGCTCTATTAAGGGACCAAAAGCTTGCAGAATAG
- the lpdA gene encoding dihydrolipoyl dehydrogenase, which produces MDKTYDVIVIGGGPGGYVAALHAAELGKKTAVIEADSLGGTCLNRGCIPSKTYLKHSEIIEQIEKARDWGIESGSLTLSISKMKQRKDEVINRLRNGISYLLKQGKIDVYNGFGSIQKDGNIKVTMGSGEKVLMSEKVILATGSSPAIPRIPGLEAVQYETSDTIFDLEEIPESVIIIGGGVIGVEFATIFASLKSDVTIIEAGSQIVPSEDSEASKFLTKSLKKKGVKIHTCVNVQDVNEAGGLKQVKCSDSKGNTVSFEAAALLVCTGRRPNLSASKEVNIEQNGPFIKVNDRLETSLPNVYAVGDIIGGWQLAHAASAEGVTAAANAAGGNEKVDFKVMPRCIYTLPEIASVGLTEDEARKQGLDVRVERFDFSGVGKALSAGEPEGFTKIIYEAKYGEIIGAVMAGSHVTELIAEASAFMYLEGTIDEAAKMIHPHPSLSEAFFEAAVKAKNKLNNPQKVLT; this is translated from the coding sequence GTGGATAAAACATATGATGTGATTGTAATAGGAGGAGGGCCTGGAGGTTACGTTGCTGCCCTCCATGCTGCGGAACTGGGTAAGAAGACAGCGGTCATTGAAGCTGATTCTCTTGGAGGAACCTGTTTAAATAGAGGATGTATCCCCTCTAAGACCTATCTAAAACACTCGGAAATAATTGAACAGATTGAAAAAGCCAGGGATTGGGGAATCGAGTCAGGTTCGTTAACTTTATCTATCAGTAAAATGAAACAAAGAAAAGATGAAGTCATTAATCGTTTGCGCAACGGAATTTCCTATCTGCTCAAACAAGGGAAAATAGATGTTTATAATGGGTTTGGATCAATCCAAAAAGATGGAAATATAAAAGTAACAATGGGTTCCGGAGAAAAAGTGCTTATGTCCGAAAAGGTGATTCTTGCTACAGGGTCATCTCCAGCTATTCCAAGAATTCCAGGGCTGGAAGCAGTTCAATACGAAACGAGTGACACGATTTTTGATTTGGAAGAGATACCCGAATCGGTGATTATTATTGGCGGCGGAGTAATTGGAGTTGAATTTGCAACAATTTTCGCATCTCTAAAATCAGATGTAACAATTATAGAAGCAGGCAGCCAGATTGTGCCTTCTGAAGATAGTGAGGCTTCTAAATTCCTGACGAAATCATTAAAAAAGAAAGGCGTCAAAATTCATACTTGCGTCAATGTCCAGGATGTAAATGAGGCCGGCGGTTTAAAACAGGTAAAATGCAGTGATTCAAAAGGAAATACAGTTTCATTTGAAGCAGCGGCTCTACTGGTATGCACTGGCCGCCGTCCAAATCTTTCAGCATCTAAAGAAGTAAACATTGAACAGAATGGGCCATTTATAAAGGTTAATGATCGATTGGAAACAAGCTTACCGAATGTCTATGCTGTCGGTGACATTATTGGCGGCTGGCAATTAGCTCATGCTGCAAGTGCTGAAGGGGTGACGGCTGCTGCCAATGCTGCAGGAGGAAACGAAAAAGTTGACTTTAAAGTGATGCCGCGATGTATCTATACACTTCCTGAAATTGCATCTGTAGGATTAACAGAGGACGAAGCACGAAAGCAAGGGCTGGATGTAAGAGTTGAAAGGTTTGATTTTTCAGGAGTGGGTAAAGCCTTAAGTGCCGGTGAGCCAGAGGGATTTACAAAAATTATATACGAAGCAAAATACGGAGAAATTATCGGAGCAGTTATGGCTGGCTCACACGTTACAGAATTAATTGCTGAGGCCTCTGCTTTTATGTACCTCGAAGGAACCATTGACGAAGCTGCGAAAATGATTCATCCCCATCCATCTTTGTCCGAAGCCTTTTTTGAAGCAGCTGTCAAAGCAAAAAACAAATTAAACAATCCTCAAAAGGTGCTTACCTAA
- a CDS encoding thiamine pyrophosphate-dependent dehydrogenase E1 component subunit alpha: protein MKVKNLELPKMITEEKLKDLYKEMWMIRYFDEKVDQFFAKGMIHGTTHLCVGQEASAAGSIAVIGRKDKIVSTHRGHGHCISKEGDVNKMMAELFGRETGYCKGKGGSMHIADLEKGNLGANGIVGGGLPLAVGAALTSKMKKENYVVLCFFGDGASNEGSFHESVNLAAIWDLPVVFICENNQYGMSGPVKEMTRIENIADRAGAYGIPGKVVDGNDMIEIINTVNEAVENARAGSGPTLIEMKTYRWKGHSKSDAKKYRTREEEQEWRAKDGIKRFKETLINAEVFTEEEAKQLQDEAYQAIEEAVKFAENSPEPSMDSLLEDVYA, encoded by the coding sequence ATGAAAGTGAAAAACTTAGAGCTGCCTAAAATGATTACGGAAGAAAAGTTAAAAGATTTGTATAAAGAAATGTGGATGATTCGATACTTTGATGAAAAAGTGGATCAGTTCTTTGCTAAAGGGATGATTCATGGAACCACACATTTATGTGTTGGTCAGGAAGCCTCTGCTGCAGGTTCAATTGCTGTTATCGGTAGAAAGGACAAAATTGTAAGTACACATCGGGGACATGGGCACTGTATTTCCAAAGAAGGGGACGTCAATAAAATGATGGCGGAGCTCTTTGGCCGTGAAACAGGCTATTGTAAAGGAAAGGGCGGCTCAATGCATATTGCGGATCTGGAAAAAGGCAACCTTGGGGCAAACGGCATCGTTGGAGGCGGCCTGCCTCTGGCTGTTGGAGCAGCTTTAACTTCAAAAATGAAAAAGGAAAATTATGTTGTGCTTTGTTTCTTTGGAGATGGAGCTTCAAATGAAGGAAGTTTCCATGAATCTGTTAATCTTGCGGCTATCTGGGATCTTCCCGTTGTGTTTATATGCGAGAATAACCAGTATGGTATGTCAGGACCGGTAAAAGAGATGACCAGAATTGAAAATATAGCAGATCGCGCTGGGGCATATGGCATACCAGGAAAAGTCGTTGACGGGAATGACATGATTGAAATTATCAATACAGTAAATGAAGCGGTGGAAAATGCACGCGCTGGTTCAGGACCTACTTTAATTGAGATGAAAACGTACCGCTGGAAGGGACATTCCAAGAGTGATGCCAAAAAATACCGCACCCGTGAAGAAGAGCAGGAGTGGAGAGCAAAGGATGGCATTAAGCGCTTTAAAGAAACACTGATCAATGCAGAAGTCTTTACTGAAGAAGAGGCAAAGCAGCTGCAGGATGAAGCATACCAGGCCATAGAAGAGGCAGTAAAGTTTGCAGAAAATAGTCCAGAACCATCAATGGATAGCTTACTTGAAGATGTATATGCCTAA
- a CDS encoding alpha-ketoacid dehydrogenase subunit beta: MNKVAVREITYLEAVREAMSQEMRQNEDVFILGEDIGVYGGAFGVTRGMIEEFGPERVRNTPISEAAIAGAAVGSALTGMRPILELQFSDFITIAMDQMVNQAAKTRYMFGGKGKVPMVLRTPAGSGTGAAAQHSQSLEAWMAHIPGLKVVQPSTAYDVKGLLKAAIDDDNPVIFYEHKLLYKTSSHVPEESYSIELGKADIKHEGTDVTIVATAIMVHKALEAAAELEKEGISAEVIDPRTIVPLDKETIINSVKKTGRLIVVHEAVQRGGIGGEIVSVIAESEAFDYLDSPIKRLGGKEVPIPYNPKLEKAAIPQVPDIIDAVKETVKYK, from the coding sequence ATGAATAAAGTGGCAGTTAGAGAGATTACTTATTTGGAAGCGGTTCGTGAGGCAATGAGCCAGGAGATGCGGCAAAACGAAGATGTATTTATCCTTGGCGAAGATATTGGTGTTTATGGAGGAGCTTTTGGAGTTACCCGCGGGATGATAGAAGAGTTCGGACCGGAGCGTGTTCGCAATACGCCAATATCTGAGGCAGCTATAGCAGGTGCAGCAGTTGGTTCTGCTTTAACAGGAATGCGCCCTATTTTAGAACTTCAGTTCTCCGATTTTATTACCATTGCCATGGATCAAATGGTTAATCAAGCTGCAAAAACCCGTTATATGTTTGGCGGCAAGGGAAAGGTGCCAATGGTTTTAAGAACCCCTGCAGGCTCCGGAACAGGAGCGGCTGCCCAGCATTCACAAAGTCTTGAAGCTTGGATGGCCCATATTCCCGGATTAAAAGTAGTTCAGCCTTCCACAGCCTACGATGTAAAAGGATTGTTAAAAGCCGCGATTGATGATGATAACCCTGTTATTTTTTATGAACATAAACTCCTTTATAAAACATCTTCTCACGTTCCGGAAGAATCATATTCAATTGAACTGGGCAAGGCAGATATTAAGCATGAAGGCACCGATGTCACCATCGTTGCTACTGCCATTATGGTCCATAAGGCGCTTGAAGCAGCAGCTGAACTCGAAAAAGAGGGCATCAGTGCAGAAGTTATTGATCCAAGAACCATCGTGCCGCTGGATAAAGAAACCATTATTAATTCAGTGAAAAAGACCGGCAGATTAATAGTTGTGCACGAAGCAGTTCAGCGCGGAGGAATTGGCGGGGAGATAGTCAGTGTAATAGCCGAGAGTGAGGCCTTTGACTATCTGGATTCCCCAATAAAACGCCTTGGGGGCAAGGAGGTTCCTATACCGTACAATCCTAAACTGGAAAAAGCTGCAATACCTCAGGTGCCAGACATCATCGATGCTGTAAAAGAAACAGTAAAGTACAAATAA
- a CDS encoding dihydrolipoamide acetyltransferase family protein gives MAKEIFMPKLSSTMEVGTLLQWFKEEGDSIEIGEPLFEIMTDKINIEVEAYDQGVLLKKYFHEDDQVPVNQIIGYIGEKDEEVPQTSPGISGDTEAGSQGPAEDFVPEKEEVSLEAAAANNHEKIRATPAARKQARMNDVELVFIQGSGPKGRIQKRDVLAHTAYSLPKATPLARKMAASEQVPLNNLQGSGVNGKIIKSDVSTAVIKRTSSTAAVEPNRRQMSGMRKIIAKRMSESVNTAPHVTLTTDADMSKVKELRTSLLPVIEKQTGLRLSFTDILIKAAGTALSRHLGVNVSIEGEEIIQHEQVHIGLAVAVEDGLMVPVIKDINEKGLAQITEDAKEAGKLARENKLHPNQLKGSTFTISNLGMYSIDAFTPIINQPESAILGVGRILDKPVAVEGSLAVRPMMTLSLSFDHRAMDGAPAAAFLTELKYILENPFELLV, from the coding sequence GTGGCTAAAGAAATATTTATGCCTAAACTCAGCAGTACCATGGAAGTCGGGACTCTCCTTCAATGGTTTAAAGAAGAAGGGGACTCTATAGAGATTGGCGAACCGCTTTTTGAAATCATGACCGATAAAATTAATATTGAAGTAGAGGCATACGATCAGGGGGTTTTGCTGAAAAAATATTTTCATGAAGATGATCAGGTCCCTGTTAACCAGATAATTGGGTACATTGGAGAAAAAGACGAAGAAGTACCTCAGACTTCTCCAGGAATTTCAGGAGATACAGAAGCGGGTAGCCAAGGTCCTGCTGAAGATTTTGTTCCGGAAAAAGAGGAAGTATCTTTAGAAGCTGCAGCAGCTAATAATCATGAAAAGATACGGGCAACACCTGCAGCACGTAAGCAAGCACGGATGAACGATGTAGAGTTAGTATTTATCCAGGGAAGCGGTCCAAAGGGACGGATCCAAAAAAGGGACGTATTGGCTCATACAGCATACTCTTTACCAAAGGCAACACCGCTTGCACGTAAAATGGCTGCTTCGGAACAAGTTCCTTTAAATAACCTTCAAGGCAGCGGTGTGAATGGCAAGATTATAAAAAGTGACGTTTCCACAGCCGTAATTAAGAGAACCTCCAGTACAGCAGCTGTAGAGCCGAATCGCAGACAGATGTCTGGAATGAGAAAGATTATAGCTAAAAGAATGTCTGAAAGTGTAAATACAGCTCCGCATGTGACACTGACTACTGATGCAGATATGTCAAAAGTCAAGGAACTCAGGACCTCGTTATTGCCTGTCATTGAAAAACAGACTGGGCTGCGTTTGTCTTTTACAGATATTTTAATTAAAGCAGCGGGAACGGCACTTTCAAGACACCTGGGAGTCAATGTTTCCATTGAGGGAGAGGAAATCATCCAGCATGAACAAGTTCACATTGGCCTTGCAGTGGCTGTTGAAGATGGACTTATGGTTCCTGTTATCAAGGATATTAATGAAAAAGGGCTGGCACAAATTACTGAAGATGCCAAAGAGGCAGGCAAACTTGCCCGTGAAAATAAATTGCATCCGAATCAGCTGAAGGGCTCAACCTTTACAATCAGCAACTTGGGTATGTATTCAATTGATGCATTTACACCGATCATTAATCAGCCAGAGAGTGCCATCCTGGGAGTTGGGCGAATTTTGGATAAGCCTGTAGCAGTTGAGGGCAGTTTGGCCGTACGTCCAATGATGACATTGAGTCTTTCCTTCGATCATCGTGCAATGGATGGTGCCCCGGCGGCAGCTTTCCTCACAGAATTAAAGTATATTCTTGAAAATCCATTCGAGTTATTGGTGTAG
- a CDS encoding PTS glucitol/sorbitol transporter subunit IIA: MTKTVVKEIGVLVPTFKEDRIVILFGPQAPKELRELAVIHEIESVTDEPLKAGGTISFDNESFTITALGSQANKNFKELGHISIYFQEPLEDVLPGAVFASPHKFPAIQDGTVITFN; this comes from the coding sequence GTGACAAAAACAGTTGTAAAAGAAATTGGAGTGCTAGTGCCAACCTTCAAAGAAGACAGGATTGTAATTTTATTCGGCCCTCAGGCACCAAAAGAACTAAGGGAATTGGCAGTAATTCATGAGATTGAAAGTGTAACAGATGAGCCATTAAAAGCCGGCGGAACTATTTCGTTTGATAATGAATCCTTTACAATCACAGCGCTCGGATCTCAAGCCAATAAAAACTTTAAAGAACTGGGGCATATTTCAATTTATTTTCAGGAGCCATTAGAGGATGTACTGCCAGGGGCAGTGTTCGCTTCACCTCATAAATTTCCTGCTATTCAGGATGGAACGGTAATTACTTTCAATTAA
- a CDS encoding sugar-binding transcriptional regulator — protein sequence MITLDNRRILVKVAQMYYNEGATQSEIAQKIGVSRSLISKYLTKARDLGIVEITIHEEGLQQFSQLERRVELLYNIREVVCIESVGQESSKRQLGEAVSDFLQRVIRDGQIISFSSGTTLNEVAKVLHSPQVYPELTVVPLVGGVGNENVDIHSNSIVAKVGSILQANYKLLHIPVMVDTKEAKEILMRQPSIKSTFDLAAQSDIAVVGIGGKPEHSTMVKSYLGPDHESITCNSEIVGDICYNFINKFGKPVQNPWNDRVISLELEKLSQIPLVIGVASGLEKVGAIKASLEGKLIDVLITDEATAKGLLT from the coding sequence ATGATTACGCTGGATAATCGGAGAATTTTAGTAAAGGTAGCACAAATGTATTATAACGAAGGCGCTACTCAATCAGAAATTGCACAGAAAATCGGTGTCAGCAGATCCCTGATTTCAAAATATTTAACCAAAGCAAGAGATTTGGGGATTGTTGAAATAACCATTCATGAGGAAGGCCTGCAGCAGTTTAGTCAGTTAGAAAGAAGAGTTGAGCTTTTATACAATATCCGTGAAGTAGTTTGTATTGAAAGTGTCGGGCAAGAATCGTCAAAAAGGCAGTTAGGTGAAGCAGTAAGTGATTTTCTGCAGAGAGTCATCCGGGACGGACAGATTATTAGTTTTTCATCAGGAACTACATTAAATGAAGTAGCTAAAGTGCTTCATTCGCCACAAGTATACCCTGAATTAACGGTAGTGCCTTTAGTAGGGGGGGTTGGAAACGAGAATGTGGATATTCATTCTAACTCCATTGTGGCCAAAGTGGGCTCAATACTTCAGGCTAACTATAAACTGCTGCACATTCCTGTAATGGTGGATACAAAGGAAGCTAAGGAAATTCTGATGAGACAGCCGTCAATAAAAAGCACATTTGATTTAGCGGCCCAATCTGATATCGCTGTGGTAGGGATAGGAGGAAAGCCTGAGCATTCAACTATGGTGAAATCCTATCTGGGACCAGATCATGAGTCTATTACATGTAATTCAGAAATAGTGGGAGATATTTGCTATAACTTTATTAACAAATTCGGTAAACCTGTGCAAAACCCGTGGAATGATAGAGTAATATCCCTGGAACTTGAAAAATTAAGTCAAATACCGCTCGTGATAGGAGTAGCTTCTGGGCTGGAAAAGGTTGGAGCTATTAAGGCTTCACTCGAAGGTAAATTGATTGACGTTCTAATAACAGATGAAGCTACGGCAAAAGGGCTTCTTACATAA
- a CDS encoding SAF domain-containing protein: protein MSIYQQLLTRERENAPIRVGVIGAGQMGFGMIAQISRIPGMIVTGVCDVNTEAARKAADCYNSQSKKRNPVLVTSDYREVIQSRDVEVIVDATGVPEVGANISLEALRSKKHLVLLNVEVDITIGSVMYQLFNNAGLIYTGSAGDEPAATLELYEFAKTMGLEVLVAGKGKNNKLNPLSNPDVCKEEAQRKHMSAHMLAAFQDGTKTMAEMNLLSNATGLIPDLTGMHGVSATLEDVADKLNLKENGGVLNNFGVVEYVDGLAPGVFVIVKSELEPVDEELRYLKVGNGPHYTLYRPYHLASLETPVTIAKAVLQHDSSIHPLGAPVSETVAVAKRDIKAGESVDGIGGYSVRGVLETHSDMKTNGHIPIGLISGKVVAKKDIKTGQFLTQEDVELDKETTVWKLRSLQDQLFTLNPEKSPVTHYKNKQK from the coding sequence ATGTCTATTTATCAGCAACTATTGACACGTGAACGAGAAAACGCTCCTATCCGAGTGGGGGTTATAGGTGCAGGGCAAATGGGATTCGGTATGATTGCACAAATCTCAAGGATTCCTGGAATGATCGTAACAGGAGTATGTGACGTAAATACTGAGGCTGCACGCAAGGCAGCAGACTGCTATAACTCCCAATCTAAAAAAAGAAATCCGGTTTTAGTAACAAGCGACTACCGTGAAGTCATTCAATCAAGAGATGTGGAAGTAATTGTTGATGCGACCGGGGTTCCTGAAGTTGGTGCAAATATCTCCCTGGAAGCATTAAGGTCTAAAAAACACCTCGTTCTTCTAAATGTTGAAGTGGATATAACTATAGGATCGGTTATGTATCAGCTCTTTAATAATGCAGGACTGATTTACACTGGTTCAGCAGGTGATGAACCAGCTGCGACCCTTGAACTTTATGAATTTGCAAAAACAATGGGCCTAGAAGTATTAGTTGCTGGAAAAGGAAAAAATAACAAATTAAACCCTCTTTCCAATCCAGACGTTTGCAAAGAAGAGGCTCAAAGAAAACATATGAGTGCTCATATGCTCGCAGCATTCCAGGATGGAACAAAAACGATGGCAGAAATGAATTTGCTTAGTAATGCCACTGGATTAATTCCTGATCTGACTGGAATGCATGGGGTTTCTGCAACACTTGAAGATGTAGCTGATAAGCTGAATCTTAAAGAAAATGGCGGTGTATTAAATAACTTTGGAGTTGTTGAATATGTAGATGGTCTTGCACCAGGTGTATTCGTCATTGTAAAAAGTGAGCTGGAGCCAGTTGATGAAGAATTACGCTATTTAAAAGTAGGAAACGGGCCGCATTACACACTGTACCGTCCATATCATCTTGCAAGTTTAGAAACACCGGTCACAATCGCAAAGGCTGTTCTTCAGCATGACTCTTCTATTCATCCGCTTGGAGCGCCTGTATCCGAAACAGTGGCCGTAGCAAAACGGGATATCAAAGCTGGAGAGTCCGTTGATGGAATTGGCGGATACTCTGTTCGAGGAGTTCTGGAGACACATTCTGATATGAAAACCAATGGCCATATTCCTATTGGACTTATCAGCGGAAAAGTCGTTGCGAAAAAAGACATTAAAACGGGTCAATTCTTAACTCAGGAAGATGTTGAGTTAGACAAGGAAACAACTGTCTGGAAACTAAGATCTCTCCAGGATCAGCTTTTTACATTAAATCCAGAGAAAAGCCCTGTTACACACTATAAAAATAAACAAAAGTAA
- a CDS encoding PTS glucitol/sorbitol transporter subunit IIC, translating into MEWVKWFGEHFIGMFNAGGETFMGLFTGIVPTLVVLLTFTYAIMKFVGEDRVTRIIQFAAKYRLLRYTLMPVLSVLLLTNPMAYTFGRFLPEKQKPAFYDSAVSFVHPVTGLFPYANAGELFVYLGIANGIKELGLPVADLAVRYFLVGIVIILIRGIVTELITNYLAKKEAGVQ; encoded by the coding sequence ATGGAATGGGTAAAATGGTTTGGAGAACATTTCATTGGAATGTTTAATGCTGGTGGAGAAACATTTATGGGATTATTTACTGGAATAGTCCCAACCCTGGTTGTACTATTGACCTTTACCTATGCAATCATGAAATTCGTAGGTGAAGATAGAGTAACTCGAATCATTCAATTTGCGGCAAAATACCGATTGCTGCGATATACATTAATGCCGGTTTTATCCGTATTATTATTAACCAATCCGATGGCATACACTTTTGGCCGGTTCCTGCCTGAAAAGCAAAAGCCTGCATTCTATGATTCAGCCGTATCATTTGTTCATCCTGTAACTGGTTTATTTCCTTATGCTAACGCTGGTGAGCTTTTTGTTTATCTGGGAATTGCAAATGGAATAAAGGAGCTGGGTCTTCCAGTAGCGGATTTGGCTGTGCGTTACTTTTTAGTAGGGATTGTTATCATTTTGATACGCGGCATAGTAACAGAGTTAATTACGAATTACTTAGCTAAAAAAGAAGCAGGAGTACAATAA